A window of Deltaproteobacteria bacterium contains these coding sequences:
- the rplV gene encoding 50S ribosomal protein L22 — protein sequence MGPQASLRHLRMAPRKVRLVIDMIRGKQVEDALNILTFSKKSAARPVAKLLKSAVANADVKGGFNLDRLLVDTVTVDEGPTLRRWLPRAMGRATRIHKRTSHVTLILVEGK from the coding sequence ATGGGACCGCAAGCATCTTTGCGTCATTTGCGTATGGCTCCTCGTAAGGTTCGTTTAGTAATTGATATGATTCGCGGCAAACAAGTTGAAGACGCATTAAATATTTTAACGTTTTCAAAAAAATCAGCAGCTCGACCTGTGGCTAAACTGCTAAAGAGTGCTGTGGCAAATGCTGATGTTAAAGGTGGCTTCAATCTTGACCGTTTGCTGGTCGATACAGTTACAGTCGACGAAGGCCCAACTTTGCGACGATGGTTGCCGCGAGCAATGGGCAGAGCGACTCGTATTCATAAGCGTACTAGTCACGTCACGCTTATATTGGTCGAAGGAAAGTAA
- the rpsC gene encoding 30S ribosomal protein S3 translates to MGQKTHPVGFRLGVIRGWDSKWYEERLYSAWLHEDIKIRDYVKRKLSGAGISKVEIERAAAKVKVSIFTPRPGIVIGKKGVGIEQLKKEIQILTGSEVFVNIHEVRKAEIDAQLVAENVAMQLERRVAFRRAMKKAVQTALKFGAKGIRIACKGRLGGAEMARYEWYRDGRVPLHTLRADIDYGLAEARTTYGVIGVKCWIFRGEVLPGTST, encoded by the coding sequence ATGGGTCAGAAAACACATCCAGTAGGTTTTCGCCTTGGTGTCATTCGTGGCTGGGATTCGAAATGGTACGAAGAGAGGCTATATTCGGCATGGTTACACGAAGACATTAAAATTCGAGATTATGTAAAACGTAAACTCTCGGGTGCAGGTATAAGCAAAGTCGAGATAGAACGAGCGGCTGCCAAAGTAAAAGTATCTATTTTTACACCAAGACCTGGCATCGTTATTGGTAAAAAGGGTGTCGGAATTGAGCAGCTCAAAAAAGAAATTCAGATCCTTACGGGAAGTGAAGTGTTTGTGAATATTCATGAAGTTCGTAAGGCTGAAATTGATGCTCAATTAGTTGCAGAAAATGTTGCTATGCAGCTAGAGAGACGTGTCGCTTTTAGACGAGCAATGAAAAAGGCTGTACAAACAGCATTAAAATTCGGCGCAAAAGGTATTCGTATTGCTTGTAAGGGTCGTCTCGGCGGCGCTGAAATGGCTCGTTATGAATGGTATCGCGATGGTCGTGTACCGTTGCATACTTTAAGAGCAGATATTGATTATGGATTGGCTGAGGCTCGCACGACTTACGGTGTGATCGGCGTTAAATGTTGGATTTTCAGAGGTGAAGTACTTCCAGGCACTTCAACATAA
- the rplP gene encoding 50S ribosomal protein L16: MLSPAKMKYRKHQKGRIRGTALRGGSVSFGEWGLQALEAAFLTQRQLEAGRIAMTRHIKRGGRIWIRVFPDKPITSKPAETRMGKGKGSPEYWVAVIKPGRILYEMQGVTEEIAKEAFRLASHKLPFATRVIRRAD, from the coding sequence ATGTTGTCACCAGCGAAAATGAAGTATCGCAAACACCAAAAGGGCCGTATTCGCGGTACAGCGCTACGCGGCGGCAGCGTTTCTTTTGGTGAATGGGGTCTACAAGCGCTTGAAGCTGCTTTTCTGACACAACGCCAATTAGAAGCCGGTCGTATTGCTATGACTCGCCATATTAAACGAGGTGGTCGTATTTGGATACGAGTATTTCCTGATAAACCAATTACCTCAAAGCCAGCTGAAACACGTATGGGAAAAGGTAAGGGTAGTCCAGAATATTGGGTTGCAGTTATTAAGCCCGGTCGGATTTTATACGAAATGCAAGGTGTTACTGAAGAAATTGCCAAAGAAGCATTCCGCTTAGCATCGCATAAATTGCCATTCGCAACGCGTGTAATTCGTAGAGCGGATTAG
- the rpmC gene encoding 50S ribosomal protein L29 — protein sequence MAKANQIAAKELRERGKAELESLLVSKTEELQKVRFKHALGQLRTTHTLLALRREIARITTIMHEQSVKPSLDASKGT from the coding sequence ATGGCTAAAGCTAATCAGATAGCTGCCAAAGAGTTGCGCGAGCGCGGCAAAGCCGAACTCGAATCATTGTTGGTTAGCAAAACAGAAGAGCTGCAAAAAGTTCGATTCAAGCATGCGCTTGGACAATTACGAACAACTCATACTTTATTGGCGTTGCGGCGAGAGATCGCCCGTATCACCACAATTATGCATGAACAAAGCGTTAAACCGAGTTTAGATGCGAGTAAAGGAACATAA
- the rpsQ gene encoding 30S ribosomal protein S17, with protein sequence MISADPTNKEPTAPKASPKLRQGKVVKAKMQKSVVVEVTRRVKHPKYVKYVNERACYLAHDQSGECKAGDIVIIEETRPISKLKRWRIKEIVQRETSV encoded by the coding sequence ATGATTAGCGCTGACCCTACAAATAAAGAGCCAACGGCGCCTAAAGCCTCTCCCAAACTGAGGCAAGGTAAGGTTGTTAAGGCTAAGATGCAGAAAAGCGTAGTAGTAGAAGTAACTAGACGTGTTAAGCATCCAAAGTATGTGAAATATGTTAACGAACGAGCTTGCTATTTAGCTCATGATCAATCAGGCGAATGTAAAGCTGGAGATATAGTCATTATCGAAGAAACGCGACCAATCTCTAAGCTGAAGAGATGGCGTATCAAGGAGATTGTGCAGCGCGAGACGAGCGTTTAA
- the rplN gene encoding 50S ribosomal protein L14 has protein sequence MIQMQTVLDVADNSGAKKVMCIKVLGGSRRRYATIGDIIVVAIREALPNAKVKKGDVARAVIVRTAKEVRRADGSYIRFDNNSAVLVSAQGEPVGTRIFGPVARELRQKKFMKIISLAPEVL, from the coding sequence ATGATTCAGATGCAGACAGTGCTCGATGTTGCTGATAACTCGGGTGCAAAAAAAGTCATGTGCATCAAGGTATTGGGAGGATCGAGACGACGATACGCCACTATTGGTGATATCATTGTCGTGGCGATTCGAGAAGCTCTCCCAAATGCAAAAGTTAAAAAAGGCGATGTAGCTCGTGCAGTTATTGTACGTACTGCTAAAGAAGTAAGGCGCGCTGATGGTAGCTACATTCGCTTTGATAACAATTCTGCGGTGTTGGTGTCTGCACAAGGTGAACCAGTAGGTACTCGTATCTTCGGTCCAGTTGCGCGAGAGCTTAGGCAGAAAAAATTTATGAAAATTATTTCACTTGCGCCGGAGGTATTGTGA
- the rplX gene encoding 50S ribosomal protein L24 → MARHVRKGDLVAVIAGKYKGQRGKILEVLVDKDRVRIEGIAPIKRHLKAGRDPKIPQGGIIDKFGTVHISNVLPIDPQSNKPTRVGYKKLEDNRKVRVARRSGEILSEAKQ, encoded by the coding sequence ATGGCGCGTCATGTTCGTAAAGGTGATTTAGTTGCTGTTATAGCTGGTAAATACAAGGGTCAGCGAGGCAAGATCCTTGAAGTACTAGTTGATAAAGACCGAGTACGTATTGAAGGTATTGCTCCTATCAAACGGCATCTAAAAGCAGGTCGTGATCCAAAAATTCCCCAAGGTGGAATAATTGACAAATTTGGAACAGTACATATTTCGAATGTACTTCCAATCGATCCCCAAAGTAATAAACCAACACGTGTTGGTTATAAAAAGCTCGAGGATAATCGCAAAGTGCGTGTGGCACGCCGGAGCGGAGAAATTCTATCTGAGGCTAAGCAATAG
- the rplE gene encoding 50S ribosomal protein L5: protein MAKDTQKKDEAGAKSKATSSAKSGGAKKAKGEAVKAKGADKKQSKSAKSASQQPAREAPPPRLLIRYRNEIVPNLVKEHGYKNVMQVPRITKVTINMGLGEAVSNPNAVTTSVEELGQIAGQKAVVTRARKSISNFKLRVGLSIGCMVTLRNARMWEFLDRLMNIAIPRVRDFKGVSGRAFDGRGNYSLGIREQIIFPEINYDKVDKVRGMNITITTTAKNDKEGKALLKHLGMPFRN, encoded by the coding sequence ATGGCAAAGGACACTCAAAAAAAAGACGAAGCCGGTGCTAAATCTAAGGCTACAAGCAGCGCCAAAAGTGGTGGTGCTAAAAAAGCCAAAGGTGAAGCTGTAAAAGCCAAAGGCGCGGATAAAAAGCAGTCTAAATCTGCAAAGAGCGCTTCTCAACAGCCTGCAAGAGAAGCTCCACCACCGCGATTATTAATACGCTACCGCAATGAAATTGTGCCAAATCTTGTCAAAGAACATGGCTACAAGAATGTTATGCAAGTACCGCGTATTACCAAAGTTACAATAAATATGGGCCTTGGTGAAGCAGTTAGTAATCCCAATGCGGTAACTACCTCAGTTGAGGAATTAGGACAGATTGCAGGTCAAAAAGCAGTAGTAACGAGAGCGCGAAAATCGATTTCTAATTTCAAGTTACGTGTTGGTCTTTCTATCGGATGTATGGTTACCTTACGTAACGCTCGCATGTGGGAGTTTTTAGATCGCTTAATGAATATCGCGATACCACGTGTACGTGACTTTAAAGGCGTTAGTGGTCGTGCATTTGATGGCAGGGGAAATTATTCGCTTGGTATTCGTGAGCAAATAATTTTTCCAGAAATTAATTATGACAAAGTAGATAAGGTGAGAGGCATGAACATCACTATTACTACTACTGCAAAAAACGATAAAGAAGGTAAGGCATTGCTAAAACATCTTGGCATGCCTTTCCGTAACTAA
- a CDS encoding type Z 30S ribosomal protein S14, which produces MAKTSKMVMATRKPKFKVRGHSRCPLCGRPRAYLRKFNMCRICFRNRALGGEIPGVIKASW; this is translated from the coding sequence ATGGCGAAAACATCAAAAATGGTGATGGCAACACGCAAACCTAAGTTTAAGGTTCGCGGTCACTCACGCTGCCCTTTGTGTGGAAGACCACGTGCATATTTGCGCAAATTTAATATGTGTCGTATTTGTTTCCGCAATCGTGCACTAGGTGGCGAAATACCAGGGGTTATAAAAGCTAGTTGGTAG
- the rpsH gene encoding 30S ribosomal protein S8: protein MMHSDPVSDMLTRIRNGGRARHERIDISFSSLKLRIAEVLKQEGFIEDFRSISGKTPGQGVIEIELKYDYLRAPVIIGLKRVSHPSARQYLGVADLNKVRNGLGILILTTPKGVMTDRAARQARVGGEVLCAVW from the coding sequence ATTATGCATAGTGACCCGGTATCAGATATGTTGACGCGTATTCGTAATGGTGGAAGAGCTCGTCATGAACGAATCGATATATCATTTTCATCATTGAAACTACGTATTGCTGAAGTTTTAAAACAAGAAGGTTTCATTGAAGACTTTCGCAGTATTTCTGGAAAAACGCCTGGGCAAGGTGTCATTGAAATCGAGCTAAAATATGACTACTTAAGAGCTCCGGTGATTATTGGTCTTAAGCGTGTATCACACCCAAGTGCTCGTCAGTATTTAGGAGTTGCTGATCTGAATAAGGTTCGTAACGGCCTTGGTATTCTTATCCTGACTACACCCAAAGGGGTCATGACTGATCGTGCTGCACGTCAAGCGCGGGTCGGTGGTGAAGTACTCTGTGCTGTTTGGTAG
- the rplF gene encoding 50S ribosomal protein L6, translated as MSRIGRKPVQVPDKVKIELKDKVLHVEGPLGKLDAIIPAGMSVKVENGEAKVSRPDDARNNRGYQGLVRALLQNMVIGVTKGYERGLEINGVGYKAELKGDTVTFILGYTHSIELKIPKGIECIVDKAQTKVTIKGIDKQLVGQIAAQIRSYKKPEPYQGKGVKYAGEVIRRKVGKTGAK; from the coding sequence ATGTCACGCATTGGACGCAAGCCGGTACAAGTACCGGATAAGGTTAAAATTGAATTAAAAGATAAAGTACTTCATGTTGAAGGACCGTTGGGCAAACTTGATGCGATTATTCCAGCTGGTATGTCAGTAAAAGTTGAGAATGGAGAAGCTAAAGTTAGCAGACCTGATGATGCTCGTAATAATCGTGGTTATCAAGGTTTAGTTCGTGCTTTGTTGCAGAATATGGTTATTGGTGTAACCAAAGGTTATGAGCGCGGTTTAGAAATTAACGGTGTCGGTTATAAAGCTGAATTAAAAGGCGATACTGTAACTTTTATATTAGGGTACACTCATTCTATAGAGCTAAAGATACCTAAAGGAATTGAATGTATCGTTGACAAAGCTCAAACTAAGGTAACTATCAAAGGTATTGATAAGCAATTAGTTGGGCAAATTGCCGCTCAGATAAGAAGCTATAAAAAACCCGAACCATATCAAGGCAAGGGTGTTAAGTATGCTGGCGAGGTGATTCGTCGTAAGGTTGGTAAGACCGGGGCGAAGTAG
- the rplR gene encoding 50S ribosomal protein L18, with amino-acid sequence MGIGRKLVGRERRHVRIRKKVFGTSERPRFNIFRSAKHIYAQIIDDVNGNTLVSSSTMSKSLRGQVTGKKVEQAKAIGMAVAEACKAKNIETVVFDRGGYRYHGRVKAIAEGAREGGLKF; translated from the coding sequence ATGGGTATTGGTAGGAAGCTCGTGGGACGTGAACGTCGTCACGTGCGCATCCGCAAGAAGGTGTTTGGAACTAGTGAACGTCCACGGTTCAATATTTTCCGAAGCGCCAAACATATTTATGCTCAAATTATCGATGATGTTAATGGAAATACTTTAGTTTCGTCATCGACAATGTCAAAAAGCCTTCGTGGACAAGTGACTGGTAAAAAGGTTGAGCAAGCCAAGGCAATAGGAATGGCTGTTGCAGAGGCTTGCAAAGCAAAGAACATAGAGACCGTCGTTTTCGATCGCGGCGGATATCGTTACCATGGCCGCGTTAAAGCGATTGCCGAAGGTGCCCGCGAGGGCGGCCTTAAGTTCTGA
- the rpsE gene encoding 30S ribosomal protein S5 has product MSGPSDERGEGEIVDRLVHLNRVAKVVKGGRRFSFSALVVAGDSNGKVGAGLGKANEVPEAIRKGFEQAKKNMFAVPISNGSIPHEVIGTYGAGQVVLRPASEGTGVIAGGAVRAVVESAGIRNVLSKSIGSRNPHNVVKATIDALKQLRSIEETAKRRGLNVEVLQSKSAAQA; this is encoded by the coding sequence ATGTCTGGACCTAGTGATGAGCGTGGTGAGGGCGAGATCGTTGATCGACTCGTGCATCTCAATCGTGTTGCTAAAGTTGTCAAAGGTGGCCGTCGTTTTTCCTTTAGTGCATTAGTCGTTGCCGGTGACAGCAATGGAAAAGTTGGGGCTGGTTTAGGAAAAGCTAACGAAGTACCTGAGGCTATTCGTAAAGGTTTCGAACAAGCTAAGAAAAATATGTTTGCTGTACCTATTAGTAATGGTTCGATTCCTCATGAAGTAATAGGGACTTATGGGGCTGGCCAAGTTGTATTACGTCCAGCTTCAGAAGGTACTGGTGTTATTGCTGGTGGTGCGGTGCGCGCAGTTGTGGAATCAGCCGGAATTCGTAATGTCTTGTCAAAAAGTATTGGCAGCAGAAATCCACATAATGTTGTTAAAGCAACAATTGATGCACTTAAACAGCTACGGTCTATAGAAGAAACTGCTAAGCGGCGTGGCCTTAATGTAGAAGTGTTACAAAGCAAAAGTGCGGCGCAGGCCTAG
- the rpmD gene encoding 50S ribosomal protein L30, with amino-acid sequence MRHFEVKLKRSAYHWPKSQCETLKTLGLTKFGKTVYLKDTPAVRGILYKVVHAIEVAAHDGPPPKSHRQQRLRGCT; translated from the coding sequence ATGAGACATTTTGAAGTAAAGCTCAAGCGCTCTGCTTATCATTGGCCAAAAAGCCAATGCGAGACATTAAAAACTTTAGGTCTCACTAAATTTGGTAAAACAGTATATCTCAAAGACACCCCAGCAGTTCGGGGAATTTTATATAAGGTGGTTCATGCTATAGAGGTAGCAGCTCATGATGGACCACCACCAAAATCTCATCGCCAACAGCGATTAAGAGGGTGTACCTAA
- the rplO gene encoding 50S ribosomal protein L15, protein MRLDNLSAPVGANKKRKRVGRGESSGYGKTAGRGGKGQTARTGKGKPGRGFEGGQMPMYRRMPKRGFIPPFAKRWIEINIDMLSAYFKSGDNVDITKVVNAGLASKNADGLRVIGRGDLGHALTVTANHFSATAKQKIEAVGGQAIELPPKVKFMRSKHTKNSKA, encoded by the coding sequence ATGCGACTCGATAATCTCTCGGCGCCAGTAGGCGCTAACAAAAAACGTAAACGTGTAGGTCGTGGCGAGAGTTCAGGTTACGGAAAAACCGCAGGACGTGGTGGCAAAGGACAAACCGCGCGTACTGGCAAAGGCAAACCAGGTCGTGGCTTTGAAGGTGGTCAAATGCCCATGTACCGTCGTATGCCAAAACGTGGATTTATTCCTCCGTTTGCTAAAAGATGGATTGAGATCAATATCGATATGTTATCTGCCTATTTTAAAAGTGGCGATAATGTTGATATTACCAAGGTAGTAAATGCTGGCTTAGCTAGCAAAAATGCTGATGGATTAAGAGTTATTGGTAGAGGTGATTTAGGCCATGCTCTTACTGTTACAGCAAACCATTTTAGTGCTACCGCTAAACAGAAAATTGAGGCAGTAGGCGGACAGGCAATAGAGTTACCCCCAAAAGTAAAGTTTATGCGTTCCAAGCATACTAAAAATAGCAAAGCCTAA
- the secY gene encoding preprotein translocase subunit SecY yields the protein MASGFWNIGKVPELRKRILYTVAILAIYRIGIFISVPGVNRVELGKAFKQLEGTLFGFINMFSGGAFEQASIFALGIMPYISTSIIMQLLTVVIPTLERLQKEGEQGRRKINQYTRYGTIILSIIQGSTIASYLSNNPSGLQVVNEPGASFYLITILTLTAGTVFIMWLGEQITERGIGNGISLIIFAGIVAQLPSGVVNTWEYLQGNIIQPVTMMFVLGIILLVIAIIIFFEQAQRRIPVQYAKRLVGKHTYAGQSTHLPLKVNASGVIPPIFASTLLTLPATLANFIPGGYLDKVQEFFRMDAWFYNTAYVLLIIFFCYFYTAITFNPVDVADNMKKYGGYIPGIRPGKKTAEYIDFVLSRITFGGALYLSAVAVLPTILISTFKVPFYFGGTGLLIVVGVALDTVRQIESHLITRHYDGFAGSRGPRIRGRR from the coding sequence GTGGCATCAGGATTCTGGAACATAGGCAAAGTACCAGAGCTGCGCAAGCGCATTCTTTATACCGTTGCAATACTTGCAATATATCGAATCGGGATTTTCATTTCGGTTCCAGGAGTTAATCGAGTCGAATTAGGAAAAGCCTTCAAGCAGTTAGAAGGTACCCTATTTGGCTTCATTAACATGTTTTCAGGAGGCGCATTCGAGCAAGCAAGTATATTTGCTTTAGGGATTATGCCTTATATTTCAACTTCGATTATTATGCAGCTTTTAACTGTTGTTATTCCGACATTAGAAAGACTGCAGAAAGAAGGCGAACAAGGCCGTCGTAAAATAAATCAATATACAAGGTACGGTACTATTATATTATCTATAATTCAGGGTTCAACTATCGCTAGTTATTTATCAAATAATCCATCGGGATTACAGGTTGTCAATGAGCCAGGTGCAAGTTTTTATCTCATCACTATTCTTACTCTAACGGCCGGTACGGTTTTCATTATGTGGCTTGGTGAGCAAATCACTGAGAGAGGAATAGGTAATGGTATTTCTTTAATAATTTTTGCCGGTATCGTGGCGCAGTTACCATCAGGTGTTGTTAACACATGGGAATATCTACAAGGGAATATTATTCAGCCTGTAACGATGATGTTTGTCTTGGGTATTATCTTATTAGTAATAGCGATAATTATATTTTTTGAACAAGCTCAACGACGTATACCAGTGCAATATGCAAAAAGACTTGTAGGTAAACATACATACGCTGGGCAATCTACACATTTGCCACTTAAAGTTAATGCTTCAGGGGTTATTCCGCCAATATTCGCATCTACATTGCTAACATTACCAGCTACGTTAGCTAATTTTATACCGGGAGGGTATTTAGACAAGGTTCAAGAGTTCTTTCGTATGGATGCATGGTTTTACAATACGGCATACGTACTCTTAATTATTTTCTTTTGTTACTTTTATACCGCCATTACTTTTAACCCAGTTGACGTAGCAGATAACATGAAAAAATATGGCGGGTATATTCCAGGAATAAGGCCAGGTAAAAAAACTGCTGAATATATTGATTTTGTCTTATCTCGTATTACATTCGGTGGAGCTTTATATTTGTCGGCAGTCGCAGTATTACCAACAATTTTAATTAGTACATTTAAGGTGCCATTTTATTTTGGTGGTACTGGTTTACTAATCGTTGTTGGTGTAGCACTTGATACTGTGCGACAGATCGAAAGTCATCTGATCACTCGTCATTATGATGGTTTTGCTGGTTCACGTGGCCCACGTATTCGTGGCCGTCGTTAA